The Poecile atricapillus isolate bPoeAtr1 chromosome 19, bPoeAtr1.hap1, whole genome shotgun sequence genome includes the window TAAGCATTCTCAAGGAGGAACTGtgcaaaagaaacacagaatacCAGTCACTAAATAAAGCTTAAGAGTTGAAACCAAGAGAAAGGACCCTTCTGATGAATATATTTTACACCTCATAACATAAGTGCAGAAGGAGTTAATATGTTACCTCATAAAGCTTCTTGATACATTGTTGGATGAATGTTTTGTCATGAAGGGGCCTGGGATCCTTTATCTTTTCTGTCCCAAACACACCgtgctggctgctgtgggaCCCTCCAGCCCCACTCGCTCTAAGGACAGACAGCAAACACAGGTCTTGTGACAATACATAGAAAGGAGAACACTCTTCATGTTTAAGTCACAGCACGAATGCTATGTTgatattttctttgcatttgttATACAATGTGATACTTGAAGTTTTCTCTTCATTTAAGGTGATTGGATAAACATCATCGACGTGGAAGCCACAATGCCACGTGTGCAACAAAGGGATTACTGCATCCTAGATGAATAATGTCATCGTTTTATTGAAAGAAATAAACTCTTAGAgagcagaaaacaaacccaaagatgaagaaatcatgttgGTGACTGTGAATAAAGACCAAAATATTTAAGGACTATTTAAAAGGAATAGACCCCTGCAGCATTGGGGGTCCTATGAAAGAAGATACCCACAACACAGAAAGTCATGAGCTAAGCAGAAAGATTTTAGATTTTCGGAAGGTTGGTAcctcagagagaagaaattaatGCAGAGTATATTTTAGATGTCATTCTtccttaaacaaaaaaatgtaatgGGATACTCTTAAGGTCTGCAGTGCACGTcattcccaaaagaaaaaaaaaaagctcccaAAGCAATTCCTGCTCCACAGCATTATTGTTTATTGATCAAGGACTGGAGGAAGGCAGAACTGAAGGTCTGCTTGCCTCGGATCCATTATTCCCTATAACAAAAACCggtcaagaaagaaaaattccaaaattatataggaccatttttgttttaatatacaGTGCAGAGAACAAAACCTGTACATACCTGTTCCCAGAACAGCtggcttttccttctgaagCTCCAGATGTAGCTTTGCTCATGGTCCGCTTCCCAAGGCTGCCTCTGTCCTTCCTTAGGAATAGAGAGAAGGATTCAAGTGACTGTTTCTACCAATTCATCTCTTGCTTTTACAAGAACTATACATGCACTCATATATTCCTCAACACCTTCATCACAGCAACATCTTAGAAAGGTCAGCTCATGCACCCAGCCATCTCCTAAGCAACACGTAACAAAGGCTTACCATTTGAAACATGACACAGGTATACAAAAAGGTTAAAGCAAGTAGTGTTGCAAAACTGGAGCACTTGTGCAAACACCCTTGGCTGTAAGGAGACTTCTCACcgtttcagtttttttttttctcagttgctACTCCCACACACTATGATAAATCTCTTCAGAATTagttttatataattatttttagcaATCTGACAGGCAAGACTTACATCTGAGCTGTTTGAAGACCCATCTTGTTGCTGTCCTCCACTCTCGGTGCCATCCTAGATTgttggctgctgcttccagcaatACTTGAGCTTCGCCTCATTGTGACTGCTGTAAATCCCTCAGTGTTCCAGCAGTGTCAGAAAATACAGGGTCTAAGGGTATTTTGTGTTCTAAATGCCACAATGATTTCCCAAAAGCTCAGAATAAAGAAGTAGACCTGTACATTGGATCAAAAAAAAGATTGATTATGTTAGACCCCAGAAATATGTAAGAGCAGTCACAGTCTTTTAAATCAACTGTTTTATTGATGATAGAGTCAGTGGTTACTCCAAACCTACtgttttgcctttctttctgtttggtCACTTCCAACCCCCAGGTTCCAAAAGCAAAAGAGCTTGAGAAATTTTTCAGTTCAGTCCACTGGGAAAAAGGCCACACTACCACGAGTACACAAGTACTGCTTACAGCACTTCAGCCATACATCAGCTCCTGAGCTGCTCAGTCTGAGCCTACCAATTCATTTGCAACTGATCCCCCAGCATCATAGCACAATCACTGGAAAACCTGTTCTGAGGTAATAGTATGGCTGTCTTCAGACTATGCATGCAGATATAAATCAAACTGGAATATTAGTCCCCACAGTGGCATTAAGGTGGAATTTGAAGTAAACAGAATTAATTCAGGAAAACAGTGCCAGCTTTCTGTTGGAGTCTGGGATACAAAGTGTGTACCCTTGTTTCCGATACTTAGTTcgaagatccagaaaaacactgaatttcatgtaacatgaaattcatgagcatgttttcatggtgatacatgaaaacagctgttaaaattagatagaaaaagctaaaagtgtaagtgtgtagattagaaagttttcttaaatcactgggtgaaaaagttagtttagagagcagaaggcaagatggaggatttagggtgttgtctcttgtccttctttcttcttcatgttcttctcctagaggtttttgggtaatagtaagtgattggacagaaaatgccgcagtgtAGCACAAAGGTGaagggtcattgggtcattaagagaaataatatacgtgtctattattaattgggtaaaaataggtataaagagaaaagaactgtgtagttcagggccattttg containing:
- the LOC131586429 gene encoding kinetochore protein NDC80 homolog — encoded protein: MRRSSSIAGSSSQQSRMAPRVEDSNKMGLQTAQMKDRGSLGKRTMSKATSGASEGKASCSGNRASGAGGSHSSQHGVFGTEKIKDPRPLHDKTFIQQCIKKLYEFLLENAYGHNVSMKSLQSPSVKDFLKIFTFIYRFLCPSYELPDSKFEEEIPKVFKDLG